From Rhodothermales bacterium:
GCTACGCCGTTGGCAACTGGTGCGAAATGGAAGAAGCCATTCGCTGCCTTCAGGGGGAAACTGTCCCCGAAGTGACGGAGCTGACTCTCTCGCTTGGCTCGGAGATGCTTGTACTTGGAGGAGTGGCCTCCGATCTCGCGACTGCACGCGAAAAGCTGCAGTCCCTGCTCGAGAATGGCACGGCGTTCGATGTCTTTTCTCGAATGGTGGCCGCACAGGGAGGCGACACGAAAGTCGTCCAGAATCCTGAACTCATGGGAGAAAGTGCCATCACGACCGAAGTGGTGGCTTCTTCGAGCCAGGACGGATTCATCGCGTCGATAGATGCCCTGGCGATAGGTCAAGCGGCAACAAGGCTCGGAGCGGGTCGGATGAGGGTTGATGATGACGTGGATCCGCTTGCCGGAATCACATTGTGCCGAAAGCGCGGCGACAGGGTGCAACCCGGCGACTGTCTGGCTCGTCTACATACTCGCAGCTCAGATCTTGCAGAGCCATTCTTGATATCCGTCCGCGATGCTTTCGCGACGGGCGATACAGCGCCCGCACCGCGACAGGTAGTTATCGACCGACTGGTGGAAGGTCGGTGGAATTCGTCCGTCAACTGACGGTCGCAGGAGAATGTTCGAGACGGCCCTGAGCGCTATATTTGACGATAGCACGGATTTTCGGAATAAATAAGAAGTCATCATGTCCATCTGGTCACGATTTTCACGCTGGGTTCGTTCCATTTTTGGAGGAGCGATCTCGGCCCTCGAAGACCCTCGTCTGATCCTGGAACAGAACATGCGGGAGCTGAACGATCAGGTCCCCAAGATGAATGAGAATATCGCGACCGTCAAGGCGAACGTGATGCTCCTGCAGAAGGAGCAGAAACGCTATGCGTCGGAGATCGCGGACTTCACGGCGAAGATCAAAGCTGGCATCAAGGCTGGCCGGGACGACATTGCCCAGCAGTACGCCATCCGGCTTGAAGAGATGAAGGAGGCTCACATACGGACGAAAGAGCAGCTCAAGTACGCCACTGCGGCGTATGACAAAGCGCTTCAGGTCAAGAAGGCCTTCATGCGCGAGAAGGACCGCAAGATTCAGGAGGCGAAGGACGCCCTTAGAGCGCACGAGCGCGCCAAGTGGCAGGCGCGCATCGCCGATACGCTCGAGCAATTCGAGGTGGCCGGGGTCGATCAGACTCACGACGAAATGCTCAATCGCATTCAGGAGGAAACGGCACGACAGGAGGCGCGGATGGAAGTAGCGCTGGACTCGATCGACAGCGAGGCCATTCAGATTGAGGAAGACGCGCGCACAATCCGGGCATCTGAGATCGTCAAGCAGTTCAAGCTCGAGATGGGCGTCGGTGAAGACGTTGAGGCTCCGGAGGAAGAAGCGAAGCTTGAAGTCCCCGAAAAGGAGGCCGAACAGGGTCAGAAGACGATCGGGAAACAACGGACGCAAACCGAATAGAGGTGCCGTTGAAATGACCCCCGAAGAATTCGAGCGAATCAAGGAGGCTGAAAAAGAGCACCTCCGAGCGCTCAAGAAACTCAAGAAGGCTGTGCGCGGCCTCGAACGTAGCAAATCTATCGCGCAGTCCGTCACGAAGATGAGCTCAAGCTCGCAGTCGGCGCTGGAGACGCATGAGAACATGGTCGACAAGCTGGCGCTTGAGACCGCTCATTATGAAGCCCGTCTGGACGTCGCACTAGAATCCGCAAAAGAACACCAGGAACGCGACGCCGCGGATGAGGCCCTGATGAAAGCGGATGCCGAACTGCAGAAGGAACGCGCCAGAAGCCTCGTCGAGCAGCTGCGTGAGGAGATGGCCGTCCCACAGCCGGATGCTGGCGAGGCCGTCGCGGAATCACCGGGTCCCCGCAGTTCGGAGTCCGATGAGAAAGACGACGATGCTGAGGATACCGGCCCGCTTCCGGAAAAGACCATCGGTCGAATGAGGAGGCCGTAGCGGGTGTAGCCCCTCAAACCGAAGTCACTGAATGAACGATCGAAACATTAATTACACGAAGGAAGCCTTTCTGCACCCCTGGAACCTCGCGTTCCTGATCGGTGCGATGGTCGTGTCGTTCTCGGTCAGTTTGTTCTTCAGCGGCGCATCCTGGCCATTCGAGACCATCCTTCTGTTTGCCACCGCGATAGAGCTGCTCTTCCTTGGCATGGTGCCCAGACAGGACCGTTTCCGTCGCGCGATTCGTTCGCAGCGAGCCGCAGAGCACGCCAAGCCGCCGTCCCAGAAGGAGATCTTTCAACACCTGTCCAAACAGAGCCAACGGCGATACGCAAGGCTGCGGAAACTCGGACGCGACATCCAGTCGAACTACCAGAAGCTGAGCTATGCCTCCCAGGGCATGCTCGACAGCCACCTGAAGAAGATCAACGGACTGCTGGACTCGTATCTCAACCTGCTGTACCAGGAAGAACGATACGAATACTCATCTCACGCCAGCTCCGAAGGGGAGGTTGTCAGCGCAATCGAGGCTCTTCGAACGGACATGGCAGACGACTCGCCGAAGGTTCGATCAATCAAGGAGCGCAGGCTACGGATTCTTGAGCAACGCCTCGGGCGATTCAAGAAGGGACGAGAGAACGTGGAGATTATCCGTGCACAGCTCGAAACGATTGAGGATGTGGTCAAGTACATCCATGAGCAGTCGCTCACGCTCAGCAATCCCGAGGAAATAACGTTTCAGCTCGATACATTGCTCACCGAAGTCGAGGAAACCCAGCTGGCAATCGAGGAAATCGAGGAGGTGTTCGCCCGCCCCACCGACCTTCTCCGAGACCTTGACGCCTATTCGTCAGAGTCCGAGGAAGAGTCGAAGGGTTCCGATGCCACTCGCGTGAAGGAGTAGAGCGTTTCCCCGACGCACGGAAGAGCACTTTCCCGTTCCCGACTATGAAATTCTCAACGCTTCTGTACGAGGTCGATGCCGACGGCACCCTGCTTCTCACCGTCAATCGACCGGACAAACTAAACGCTCTGAACGCGACTGTAATCGATGAGCTCGATGCAGTATTTCGATCACTACCGTCCGAGTCGTCCGTCAAAGGCGTCGTGATTACGGGCTCCGGATCCAAAGCTTTTGTGGCCGGCGCCGATATCAAGCAGTTTCAGAATCTGTCGTCGTCGGAGGCCGAGAAGTTTGCCCGACGGGGTCAGGAAGTGTTCGACATGATCGAAAATCTTTCGAAGCCGGTGGTTGCGGCAGTGAATGGTTTTGCGCTCGGAGGCGGATGTGAACTGGCGCTGTCGTGCCACATGCGCATCGCATCGCAGTCGGCAAGTTTCGGACAGCCGGAAGTCAATCTTGGCATCATACCCGGATACGGCGGCACACAAAGACTCCCCCGCCTCATCGGGCGAGGACGAGCGACCGAGTTGATCCTTACGGGAGAAAGAATTTCGGCCCAGCGCGCCTATGAGATCGGTCTCGTCAACAAGCTCGTGCCGGATGAGTCACTGATAGAACAGGCTCGCCACCTGGTGACGCGGGCCTCGGCAAAGGCGCCCGTGGCTATCGGTCTCGCATTGCAGGCAATGAATGCAGCGGACGGGTCTCTTGACAAGGGACTTAAGTATGAGGCCAGGCTTTTCGGAAAAGCCCTGGAAACGGAAGACGCGAAAGAGGGTGTCTCGGCGTTCCTTGAAAAACGTCAGCCGGTCTTCAAGGGTCGATAATGGAAATCGCAGCCATCATCGTCCTGCTGATCCTGAGTGCGTTGTTTTCGGGTTCCGAGATCGCCTTCGTTGCGGCCAATCGACTCAAGGTTGAGGTCTTCGCCCGGGGATCACGGGTCGTCGGCCCCATCGCTCGAGACTTCATAAACGACCCCGCCAAACTTCTAACCACGACGCTGGTAGGCAACAACCTCGCGCTCGTTGCCTACTCAACGCTGATGGCCATTCTGCTCGAGCCATCCTTGCATGCCGCGTTCACAAGTCTGGGTGCGGGGCGAACCGCCGTCGAGATCGCGACGCTGTTCAGTCAGACCATGATCGCATCGATCATCGTTCTGTTCTTCGGCGAGATTCTTCCGAAGTCTATTCTGCGGGAGATACCCACCCGGTCCGTCTTTGCCCTCGCGATCCCGCTGCGTACGACCTACTATCTGCTGCTCCCGCTCATCAAGCTTGCGGCGTTCGCCTCTAACGGACTCATCCGCCTTTTCAACATAGACGCCGAAACGTTCTCGCAATTCATGCGACGCGACTTCGAGTTGATCCTGGAAGAGAGCATGAAACGCGGCGATCTCGATCTGGATCGAGAAGAAAGCGCGCTGCTTTCGAAGGTCCTGGCGATGAACTCGATTCGTCTGAAGGGGTCGATGGTCCCGAGGACGGACATCAAAGCGGTCGACGATACGATGAGCCTCGAGCAGGTGCGGGAGCGCTTTCTTGAAACCGGTCACTCAAAGCTGCTCGTGTATCACGAGAACATCGACAACATTATCGGGGTGGCGTTTGCGTACGACCTCTTCCGAATGCCTGGTTCGATTTCAGAGATTATCCGGCCGATTTCCGCGGTTCCGGAATCGAAACCATCCAAAGACCTGCTGCGGCAGTTCCTGAGCGACAACATCTCCGTCGCGCTGGTCGTCGATGAATACGGCGGAACGGCTGGACTAGTAACTCTTGAGGATCTCCTCGAGGAACTGTTCGGAGACATTCTCGATGAGTTTGACGAGGACGAACGGATCGTTCGCAAGATCGATGACCGCACACTGATTGTTAGCGGCCGCGTCGAAGTCGACAAACTCTCGGAAAAATTCGGCATCGACTTTCCCGAGGGAGATTACGAGACGATCGCCGGCTACTTGATGGAGCGGCTGGGATCGATCCCCACCACGCCCGAGCAGTTTGAACTGGACGGGCACTCGTTCAGCGTTCTGGAGTCCGCAGCAAACCGGATCGATCTGGTCAAGATCATTCTTCCCTAGTCGATCCCGGAGTCATGCCTCGCGTACTCCAGCACCACTCGCGTGTGCTCCGCAAGACGCGGGACAAGCTGAAGGCGCTGTAGTCTATCCGTTGGCATGTCGGGCAGGCGCGGCGGGCTTACCCTGCCCATCCAGAGCGCCATCTTGTCGGCAAGTGCACGTGGACCCGGAAGCTGTCCGTGCGGAAAGTGCACCTCGTAGAATGAACGGGCCCTGGAAAGACGGCCGTAGACGTCAAGGTCCGTGTCACGGTCCGACGACGCTTCGCTCACCATGACGCTCCCGATGAGATAGTCGCGGTAGAGGAACGGCAGTTCGATCAACACGGACGAGAGGATGGATGCGCCGTCGACGAGAGATGCCTCAACGGCGCGGGCCGTGGCCACAGCGACCATGCTCAGGGTTTCTTCAGCGACGAGATTTGCATCAGCACCCTCGATGTCGTTCAGCAGGGTGCTCATGAGTTCCTGGGCGGTGGTTACCGTTCCGACACTCGCAAACGCCGTGAGCCTCGCAATACGTTCACCACCCGATTCGTCCGTCATTTGGCGCGCGGATCAAGTGCCGGGTTTGTCCGTGTCGTCACCGCGACCAATCGCGTCACGCATGCCGGTGTCAGACTGGATATTGCGAAGCCGATAGTAGTCCATGATGCCAAGGTTGCCCGAGCGAAACGCCTCGGCAATGGCTCTCGGCACAGCGGCCTCCGCCTCCATGACCTTCGCCTTCTGCTCCACAACCGCCGCCTTCATTTCCTGCTCACGGGCGACAGCCGCTGCCCTGCGCTCCTCCGCCTTGGCTCGAGCGACCTGAAGATCCGCGTCTGCCTGATTTGCCTGGAGCATGGCACCGATGTTATCGCCAACATCAACATCTGCGATGTCGATTGAAAGGATCTCGAACGCAGTGCCGGAATCAAGGCCCTTTGAAAGAACCACCTTGGAAATCGAATCCGGATTCTCCAGAACCTCTTTGTAGGTATTGGCCGAACCGATCGTCGACACAATGCCCTCTCCGACGCGGGCGATGATGGTCTCTTCGCCGGCACCACCGACAAGTCGGTCTATATTGGCTCGAAGCGTGACTCTTGAAACGGCGCGGAGCTGAATGCCGTCCTTCGCGACCGCCGATACCGGAGGTGTTTCGATGACCTTCGGATTGACAGACATCTGAACAGCCTCATACACATCACGGCCGGCCAGATCGATAGCGGCCGCCTGCGTGTACTGGAGGTCAATGTTGGCCTTGTCGGCCGAAATAAGGGCATTGACCACCTTCTGCACGTTGCCGCCCGCCAGGTAGTGGGCCTCCAACTGCGGGGTCTCGAGATGAACTCCTGCCTTGTGCCCCGTGATCATCGACTTCACGATGGCGGCGGGGGGCACTTTGCGGAGCCTCATGCCCACCAGATCACGCACCAGTTTCAGCTTGACACCCGAGAAGTAAGCCGTAACCCACAGCCCAACGGGAATGAAGTAGAGAAAAAGAACAAGGCCGATTACGACGAGCAGGATGATCAGCAATCCTGCTCCGGAGATAAGTGATTCCATGGCTGCGAGTGTTAGAAGGGATTTGTCAGTTGTCCGACTTGAGGTAGTCCCCACTCTGGCCGCCCGTCTTGGCCAGCAGGTGGATACCCGAGATTTCGATGTTCTTCGATACCGATTTACACATGTCATACACCGTCAGTGCCGCAATGGACACCGCGGTCAGTGCTTCCATCTCAACACCGGTCGGTCCGGTGCTCTTCGCAAAGGCCCGTATCTCTACGGAGAAGTCATGCTCATTAAGAGTAAGGTCCACGTCGATTCCCCTCAGGTCCACGTCATGGCACAGCGGAATCAGTTTGCTGGTTTGCTTGGCGCCCATGATTCCTGCGACTTGCGAAAGTGCCAGCACATCACCCTTGCGGACTTCGCGATCTTGGATCAAAAGAAATGCCGTCTCGCCGACAAATACGGTCCCGGTAGCGACCGCCGTGCGAACGCTGCTCGGCTTGTCTGAAACATCTACCATATGCACGCCGCCTTCCGGGTCGACGTGCGTCAGAATTTCTCCCTGAGACATGCTTCTCGTGTTGTTGTGATCAGAGTCAAAGTGGGTATAGAATACACCAACGAAGATAGCCGCGACCTGTTCGGGCCGCAAGGTGTTGTCGTCAGCCTCCGATGAGGATCATCGGCCTGTTTTCGTCATCGACCAGATTGTACATACCGGCATGCTGAGGTGCTTTTCGTCGCACGGCATCGGAGATCTCAGCCTCCAGTTCGGCGTCCGAACGTCCCTCACGAATCATGTCTCGAAGGCTAACCTCGCGCCTCCCGAAAAGACACACTTTCAGATTGCCATCCGCGGTCAAACGAAGCCGGTCGCACGCGCCGCAGAAATGATCGCTCATCGACGAAATGAATCCGACCGTACCTGTGAAGTCCGGGACACGGAATTCCTTCGCCGTCGCGCTGGGTCGACCGGGCACGAGAACGAGCTCACCGTACTTCCGCTCGATTTCATCTCGCATGTCACTCCACGGCACGAAGTAGTCGTCACTCCAGCCGTTGCCGGAAAACGGCATGTATTCTATGAACCGAATGCTCACCGGCATGGTCTCCGTCATCGCCACAAAGTCAACCAGTTCGTCTTCGTTCACACCTTTCATTACGACGCAGTTGATCTTCAGCGGCGCGTAGCCGTGTTCGATCGCCAGGTCTACCGCCGCGAGTACCTTGTCGAGACCCGGGCGCCGGGTGATGGACTCAAACCGTTCCGCTTGCAGAGTATCCAGGCTGAGATTGATTGCGCTGAGCCCCGCAGAACGCAACACGGCAATCTTGCGGTTAAGCAACATCCCGTTCGTGGTCATCATGACGGCCCGGATGCCCTGAATTGACGCCAGTGATCCAACGAGTTTCTCGATGTCTTTCCGGACGAGCGGCTCGCCTCCCGTCAGCCGTATTCGTGAGACCCCGTGTCGGGCAAATACTTCGGCAACTCGCACGATCTCCTCAAACGTGAGAAGATCGGAGCGTGGATTCAGGTCTACGCCCTCTGCCGGCATGCAGTAGTGGCACCGGAGGTTACATCTCTCCGTTACTGAGATCCGCAGATAGGAATGCTGCCGACCGTGAAGGTCGGTCAGAATGTCGCTCATGTGTCACCGAAATCGATAATCTGTGAGTCTAACGAATCGAACCCCAGGTCGTTCGCTGCGCAACAACCAGAATACACCGGCCGTAAGGGTCGTGAAAGGGCAAACAAAGTAATCCAATGAAAGATCGATCCAGGCCACTGGTTCTCGCCGCGCTGGTGCTGTTGCTCGTTGCGCTGTCCACCATCGACATTTCTTTCATTCCGCTCGGCGGCCTCGGCCGACAGATCCTGCCATGGATCGTCGTTGGAATTATTGTGCTCTTCCTTACGCGCGTCGGGTGCTGCGGAAATAGCTGTGGTCGCGATGACGTTGAGGATGAATCGCCTCATTCGCCGTAAACCTGTCGGCCGCCGAGAAATGTCGCGGTGACCCGTGCATCGAGAATGGCGGCCGCGGGAATTGTCATTATATCCCGATCAAGGATCACGAAGTCTGCAAACTTGCCCTCGGTTATGGAGCCCACTTCGTTTTCCATGAAGCCTGCGTATGCGGCCTCGATGGTGAAACCACGTAGTGCAGCCACGCGCGAGACACGCTCCTGAGGGAGCCAGCCTCCGTCTGGATACCCATCTGCATCCTGTCTCGTAATCGCAGCATAAAACCCTTTCATCGGGTCGACGGATTCAACAGGAAAGTCGGACCCGAATGGCACATGCGTACCTGAGTCTATTAACGTCTTCCACGCATAGGCGCCGGCAAGCCGGTCCGCTCCGAGTCGTTCCTCTGCCCAGTACATGTCGCTGGTAGCGTGCGTCGGCTGCATCGCTGCGATTACCCCCA
This genomic window contains:
- a CDS encoding enoyl-CoA hydratase, with translation MKFSTLLYEVDADGTLLLTVNRPDKLNALNATVIDELDAVFRSLPSESSVKGVVITGSGSKAFVAGADIKQFQNLSSSEAEKFARRGQEVFDMIENLSKPVVAAVNGFALGGGCELALSCHMRIASQSASFGQPEVNLGIIPGYGGTQRLPRLIGRGRATELILTGERISAQRAYEIGLVNKLVPDESLIEQARHLVTRASAKAPVAIGLALQAMNAADGSLDKGLKYEARLFGKALETEDAKEGVSAFLEKRQPVFKGR
- the moaA gene encoding GTP 3',8-cyclase MoaA; translated protein: MSDILTDLHGRQHSYLRISVTERCNLRCHYCMPAEGVDLNPRSDLLTFEEIVRVAEVFARHGVSRIRLTGGEPLVRKDIEKLVGSLASIQGIRAVMMTTNGMLLNRKIAVLRSAGLSAINLSLDTLQAERFESITRRPGLDKVLAAVDLAIEHGYAPLKINCVVMKGVNEDELVDFVAMTETMPVSIRFIEYMPFSGNGWSDDYFVPWSDMRDEIERKYGELVLVPGRPSATAKEFRVPDFTGTVGFISSMSDHFCGACDRLRLTADGNLKVCLFGRREVSLRDMIREGRSDAELEAEISDAVRRKAPQHAGMYNLVDDENRPMILIGG
- the floA gene encoding flotillin-like protein FloA (flotillin-like protein involved in membrane lipid rafts) gives rise to the protein MESLISGAGLLIILLVVIGLVLFLYFIPVGLWVTAYFSGVKLKLVRDLVGMRLRKVPPAAIVKSMITGHKAGVHLETPQLEAHYLAGGNVQKVVNALISADKANIDLQYTQAAAIDLAGRDVYEAVQMSVNPKVIETPPVSAVAKDGIQLRAVSRVTLRANIDRLVGGAGEETIIARVGEGIVSTIGSANTYKEVLENPDSISKVVLSKGLDSGTAFEILSIDIADVDVGDNIGAMLQANQADADLQVARAKAEERRAAAVAREQEMKAAVVEQKAKVMEAEAAVPRAIAEAFRSGNLGIMDYYRLRNIQSDTGMRDAIGRGDDTDKPGT
- a CDS encoding PspA/IM30 family protein, whose amino-acid sequence is MSIWSRFSRWVRSIFGGAISALEDPRLILEQNMRELNDQVPKMNENIATVKANVMLLQKEQKRYASEIADFTAKIKAGIKAGRDDIAQQYAIRLEEMKEAHIRTKEQLKYATAAYDKALQVKKAFMREKDRKIQEAKDALRAHERAKWQARIADTLEQFEVAGVDQTHDEMLNRIQEETARQEARMEVALDSIDSEAIQIEEDARTIRASEIVKQFKLEMGVGEDVEAPEEEAKLEVPEKEAEQGQKTIGKQRTQTE
- the moaC gene encoding cyclic pyranopterin monophosphate synthase MoaC encodes the protein MSQGEILTHVDPEGGVHMVDVSDKPSSVRTAVATGTVFVGETAFLLIQDREVRKGDVLALSQVAGIMGAKQTSKLIPLCHDVDLRGIDVDLTLNEHDFSVEIRAFAKSTGPTGVEMEALTAVSIAALTVYDMCKSVSKNIEISGIHLLAKTGGQSGDYLKSDN
- a CDS encoding HlyC/CorC family transporter; protein product: MEIAAIIVLLILSALFSGSEIAFVAANRLKVEVFARGSRVVGPIARDFINDPAKLLTTTLVGNNLALVAYSTLMAILLEPSLHAAFTSLGAGRTAVEIATLFSQTMIASIIVLFFGEILPKSILREIPTRSVFALAIPLRTTYYLLLPLIKLAAFASNGLIRLFNIDAETFSQFMRRDFELILEESMKRGDLDLDREESALLSKVLAMNSIRLKGSMVPRTDIKAVDDTMSLEQVRERFLETGHSKLLVYHENIDNIIGVAFAYDLFRMPGSISEIIRPISAVPESKPSKDLLRQFLSDNISVALVVDEYGGTAGLVTLEDLLEELFGDILDEFDEDERIVRKIDDRTLIVSGRVEVDKLSEKFGIDFPEGDYETIAGYLMERLGSIPTTPEQFELDGHSFSVLESAANRIDLVKIILP